A segment of the Synechococcus sp. CBW1002 genome:
TGGAGCCGGAGCTGGTCGAGGAATCCCTCGGCGAAGCCGAGGTGCGCGCCGTGTTCACGATCGGCAAGAGCGCCGTGGCCGGCTGTTATGTCACCAACGGCAAGCTGCAGCGCAACTGCAAGGTGCGCGTCCACCGCGGCAAGGACAAGGTGTACGAGGGCGACCTCGACTCCCTGCGCCGCAACAAGGACGACGTCAAGGAGGTGGCCACCGGCTTCGAATGCGGCATCGGCTGCGATCGCTTCAACGCCTGGCAGGAAGGCGACCGGGTCGAGGCCTACAAGTTCGTCACCCAGCGCCGAACCCTCAGCACCTGATCATCGTGAATCCCCGCAGCGAACCGCTGCTGTGGCTGCAGCTCCTCGGCCTTCCCGCCCTGCCCCTGGAAGCGCTCGTGGTGCTGTTGCTGCTCGGGGGCAGTGATCCAGGCCCTTGGCCGGCCTTGGAGCGTCTGCTCACCTGGGCCATCGGGGTGCTGATGCCGGCGGTGCTGCTCTGGCGCCGGCCTCCGGACGCCTTTTCCCTCCTGCTCGCGCAAGCCCCACTGCGGGCCCGTCGGGATCTGCAGGGGCGGATCAGCCGCCTGCAGGACCATCCGCTGCTGCGGGGGGTCCTGATCGCTGGCGCCGTTGTGGCCCTGCCTCTGCTCTGGTGGCTGGATGGTCACGCCGCCCTGGTGGCTGGCCCACTGGCGTTGCTGGATGCTGATCAGCGGCTGCAGGCTCTGCTGCTGACGATGCCGGTGCTGGCATTGATGCTGTGGCAATGGCAGCAGGTGCTTCAGAGCCTCTGGCTGCTCAGCCGCAGCCCAGCGGCGATCGAGGCCGCAGCACCCTTCAGTCAGGTGGAGCTTGAGGACAGGCGCCTGTGCCTCGGCCTGCCGCTGCTGTTGCTCCCGGATCTGGCCATCTCCCGGCCCGTCTCTGGGGCGGCTCCAGTGGCAGCGGCACCGGCAGCAGCCACGGAAATAGCTTCAGAGGAAGGGTCTCCAGAGGAGGGGGCTGCAACAGAAGATGCGGCCATGGAAACACCTGGTGGTGAAGCCATCGAGAAAGCTGTTTCTGAGCAGGCTGTCCCTGAGAAGGCTGTCCCAGAAGAGTCTCTCCCTGAGACAGCTGAACAGGGTGTCAGCGCTCCGGGCGACGCTTCAGCCCCCCTGGTTGCGATCGAACCAGAGAAGCGTGGCAAAGATCGCGAAGGCCCCGATCTGGATCAACAGATCGACTGAGGCCACCCCCTCACCACTGGCGCCCCTGAGAGCCATCGTGGCCAGGCCGAGGCTGGCCGAAGCCAGCAGCGCAAACCACAAGGCCCGTCGCAGCCCGCGCCACGGAGTGCTGAGCTCGGTGAGCAACCGTTGGCGCAGGGCGGGATCGAGATCGCGCGAGGGGGAGTCGTCCTGCCTGGATCCCATGAGACGCACCACAACGGGACAACGTTAGGGCGAATGCTAGTTTCAGAGGGTATTGCCGGTGTAGCTCAGCGGTAGAGCAACTGATTCGTAATCAGTAGGTCGCAGGTTCAAATCCAGTCACCGGCTTTTCGCAATTCTCTAGAGATCCTTCTTCCCGGGTCGGGTTGGGATCCCATGTCATCACTGAATCTGACACTTCGTCGATACCAGCGGCTCTGGCTCGAAGGACGTGTGATTCCTGGAGTGATCAGCAGGTGGGGCTGCCAATGGTCCCGCGTTAGTCTGAGATCCTTGTTCTCTGCCCCAGCCGGCAGCCGCATGATCGAGTTTCGTTCCGGCAACATTCGTGCCGTGAATCCCGAGCGGGCCGTTCTCGAGGCACTGGAACTTGCCTACGGTACCGATCGACCGGATTGTGCCGTGCTCCTGATTCTGGGCGTGGTAGGGCACAATCTTGAGAGTCTCAGTCGGGTGGCGGCGCGGCAATGCCCTGAAGCGAGGATCCTGGCAGCATCCTGTGCGGGGGTTGTTGGACGCGATGGGCCGGGCGAATCGATGCACGACATCGCTGTGATGGGGATCTCTGGAGAGGGCTTTGGAGTCGCCCACGTGGATGGACTGCTCGGCCCCACATCCTTCTCCAAGGGAGTCGAACTGGCTCAAGAGCTTCAGCAGGCAGCACCGCACCCTGTTCGGATGGTGTATCTGCTGGCCTCCGGCATTGACATCGCCAACGACCGCCTGATCGCCGGAATTGAATCCGTGCTCGGCCCGGAGGTTGTGATCTTCGGCGGCACGTCTTCGGATCAGATGCAGGGGGTGAGCAGCCAGCAGGCCGTCGATGGTGAGCTGTTTCAGCATGCGGCCCTCGCTGTGGGGTTCTGGGATCCCGATCTTCACGTGGTCACCCAGGCCAGTCACGGGTTCGTGGCAGTCGGCAATCCTCTGCGGGTCACCAAGGCGGAGGGCAATCGCATCCTGGAACTGGACGGTCAGCCAGCCTGGCAGGCCTACCTGCAACGCCTTGGCCTGCCTGCCGACGCGACCGAAGCTGACACGATTCCGATTGGCGCCCTGGCGGAACTGCTGCCGGAAAACCTGGCACGGGACTACGGCAATCCCCATATTCTGCGCGTGGTGACCCATCACACCCCGGAAGGGGGGCTTCTTTACGCCACTGACTGTGCCGCAGGCACCGATCTGTGGATCACCGTGCGGGACGAGGAGCGCATCTTCAACGACGTGGACCGGATGCTGGCGGCCATGGCCACTGCCGCACCTGACGGACACCTGCTGGCCGTATTCCATGCCGATTGCCTGGCCCGTGGTCGCCGCCTCTTTCAGCGCGTGATCAAGGAAGAGCTGATCCATCGCCTGCAGATGCCCTTCCTGCAACAGGGGCAGGTCCCTCCCTGGTTCGGCATGTACGGATTTGGAGAATATGCCCGTTTGGGGCAAGCCAACAGCTATCACAACTACACCACTGCCCTGGCGGCCCTCTATCAACCCGCTCCCGCATGACCCTGGATCTGGCTGCGGCCTACTCACGGCTACAGCAGGAGCTGATATCGGTACGTTCCCGTCTCGACAGGCAGGTGGAACAGCTCACCCGGCTCAACCGGTTGTCCGACGTCTTGCTGTCCATGGGGCCCCAGCAGCCGAGCATCACGATCCTGGCCGAGGCCTTGGCCGATGTGCTGGATGTAGGGATCGGCGCGGTGTGGATCCTGCCACAAGAGAAGATGGCGGAGAGCATCAGATTCGCCTGCAGCGGTTGCATCCCGGATCAGGACAGGTGGCGCGAACTTGGCCCACAGATCGAGGCCCAGCTTCGGCATCTCAGTCCCCGCAAGGCACGACGGCTGGCGGGATCACAGTCAAGGATGACGACATCCTCCATGGTCCTGCCGGGCCTCGAGCAGGGGGAGGCAATGGCCTGCCGATGCCTCAGCCGCGACGGTCACTGCCATGCCGTGGTCCTGGCAGCGAATCCGGCGATGATCAGCGCCAACTGCGAGCCCATCAGCGACGATGCCCTTGAAGTGCTGAATCTGATCGCCGAGAAAGTCGGTGCCCATCTTGATCAGGAAAGCGACCGCCTGGTGATCGAAGCGCAGGTGGAGGCGCTGCATGCCTCGGAGACGCGGCTGGAACTGGTCCTCCAAGGAACCAATGACGGTTGGTGGGACTGGGACGTGACCAACGACACCTGCTTCTTATCGGCACGCTGGCAGGAAATGCTTGGCTATCCCCGACAGGAGGCTGCCGGTACCTCCGAATTCTGGATCCACCGCCTCCATCCCGGCGATCGCAATGACTTCGAGAAACGGCTGAAACGAGCCCTGGAGGGCGAGATCGACAGTATCGAGGCAGAGTTGAGACTGCGCCATGAAGACGGTTCCTATCTGAGCGTGCTGGCCCGGGGGAAGATCACGCGTGATTGCGAAGGCAAACCAGGCCACTTCGCGGGATCCATCCTTGATCTCTCGGAACGCAAGCGTCACGAGGCGCACGTGCACCGGCTCGACTTCTACGACACGCTGACCCAACTACCGAATCGGCGCCTGCTGGTAGACCGATTGCAGCAACTCGCCAGTGCCTATCCTCGCCTGAATCGATGTCACGGGGTCCTGAAGCTCGACCTGGATCGATTCAAGACCCTCAATGACACCTACGGCCACGCTGCCGGGGACCAGCTGCTCTGCGCTGTGAGCCGCCAGTTGCGTGCTCTTGTGCCTCATGACAACACCGTGGCCCGCCTGGGAGGAGACGAATTTGTCGTGGTACTCGAAAGACTCGCATCCACGACGGAAGAGGCACGACTCGAAGCCCAGAAGGTCGCCGCGATGATCCTCAAGTCCCTGAATCGAGGCCACCACATCGATATCGGGGTGGTGCACAGCAGCGTCAGCATCGGCATCGCCCTGATGACGGAGCCTGAGCTCAGCGTTGAGACCCTGTTGCAGCAGGCTGGAGTGGCTCTATTTGAAGCCAAGAAACTGGGTCAAAACCAGGTTCAGATGTTTGAACCAGCCATGCAACAACGGATCGTGAACCGTAGTCGACTTGAATCGAAGCTACGCCAAGGGTTTGTTGACGACGAACTACGGGTGAACTACCAGGCGCAGGTTGATGCATTGGGGAGACTATGCGGCATGGAAGCTCTGATGCGCTGGGATCATCAGGGCACAAGCCTCATTTCGCCCTCAGAGTTCATTCCGATCGCCGAGGAGTCTGGTGTCATTCACGCCTTGAGGCGCTGGAGCCTTGAAACTGTTTGCCATCAGATCAGCCGGTGGGGACTGGTCCCCAGCAACAATATCAGGGTAGCCGTCAACATCAGTCCGACCGAGTTTCTCCATCCAGACTTCCCGGACGATCTCATTGCCCTGCTGCGGCAGACAGGCATCCCAGGAAGCCTGCTCAACCTGGAGATCACCGAGGCAACTGTGCTGACCGACCTTGAGTTCGCGGCAAAGCGCATGCATCAACTCCGGTCGCACAATCTGGAGTTTTCCCTCGACGACTTCGGCACCGGCTTCTCATCAATCACCTATCTTCGCCACTTACCGGTGAGGGAAGTGAAAATCGACCGCAGCTATGTGGAACGTTTCTCCTTCGACCCACAGGATGCAGCAATCGTGCGCACGATCGTCGCCCTCTGTGACACCCTTGGGCTGCGAATGATCGCCGAAGGCGTAGAAACCGAGCAGCAATGGGATCTGTTGCGGCAGTTGGGCTGTCGTCACTTTCAGGGCTATCTCTTCGGTCGGCCCCAGCCCGCCACTGCCGATCTGCAGATGATGGTGGAGCCGCGGTTCCGCAAGAATGCGCCGTCAGCCACTTGAGCGCCGCCCTGTGCGATCGGCTTCTGATGGGCACGGCAGTGCCCCATGCGTGCGATGGCGACATGGCACTGGAGCACATCGGAAGGCCGTGAATCACGAGGATCGGGCATCAACACGGCTTCTGGCCTGCCCGGGCTGCGGCCGCCAACTACGTGTGGTGGTAGCCACCGAGCCGCGCCCCCTGAAATGCCCTGAGTGCAGGCTGCATTTTGAGGTCCGTTGTGCCAGCCCCCAGGATGACGACACCATCGAACTTCTGGTGAACGACTGCGAAAGAAGCCAGAACTGTCCCTACGAAATCCTGGGGGTTTCAACACAGGCCAACGACATCGAGATTAAGAGAGCCTATCGGCAAGCAGCTCTGAATTCACATCCAGACAGAAACGGCAACAGCCCCGAATCAGTCAAGCGTTTCAGAGAGGTTGCCAATGCCTATACCCAGCTGATGAATACAGAACAAAGGGCTGCCTATGACGCGCAACAAGCCGCCAGACAAGAGCACCAATGGCAGCGAGTCACAGCAAGACCAGAGACCTTGTCCTACAAAGATGAACTCCACCACAGCAAGAAGTGGCCAACACAAGCCAGGGGTCCAGCACCGAGAGCCCCCCTTGCCAAACGTCCTGAAATCCTTCGTATTCGCTATCTTGTGATTGGCCTTTCCGGAGGAATAGCGATCGGTATTCTAATGCCAAACGGCAGTCGACTGATTCAGCTGCTTCTCGGCATCATGGCTTTCCTGGGACTAGCCAGACTGATCATCCGTGCCTTGCGGCCAACTGCATCAAAAGCGCAACAATCGGCATCCCAGCAAGGAAGTCAACGATGACGCATCAAGATGTGATTTCCGAATCCCTGGCTGGCTGGCAGGTCTTGGCCTGTATCAGCCGAACAGGTGCCTCCCATCGCCAGCGCGGCCATCATTGCCAGGACAACGTGGCCCAGGTCCTGAGCAGGAGCCGCGATGGAGCTCCCGTGACGGTGGTGGCCATGGCGGATGGCCACGGCCACCCACGCCACTTTCTCAGTGACGTGGGCAGCAAGCAGGCCTGCCGCGTGGCCACCCTGACCGTGAGCGAATGGCTGGGCGACCTGAGGCTTCAAGAAGGAGTGCGAACTGATCTGGAGCACTGCAGGCAACAGCTGGCCCGTGAACTGCCAAGGCGCATCCAGCGCCACTGGACCTCAGCAATTCAGCAGCACTGGAGACAACAGCAGAGGACCATGCCGGCTCCAGCAGGGACAACACAGCCGCTCACGTCACAGCCGCTGGAACCTGAGGCGATGGACTCTCAAGCATTCTCGAGGCTTCCCTATGGATGCACCCTCGCTGTCCTGGTGCTGACACCGCAATGGTGGGCGGTGACCGGACTGGGCGACTGGGATCTGGTACGCGTGTCCAGCGATGGTGTCGCCAGGCTGCTGAGTGAGGAGAGATCCCCCAATCCGGAGAGAGAATCCACGGCCAGCCTTTGCCAGGCCGATGCCGCACAGGCGATGGCAGCCCGTACCCAGATGACAGGGCTGGAACCGGATTCGGAACCCTTCGCCGTCATGATCAGTACCGACGGGGTGAGAAAGTCCTGTGGCGCCACCACGGACTACCTCAGCTGGGCCACCGAGCTGGTGACCAGCCTGCAACGACCCTCTGCAGGGGCTCCGATGAGATCGGATCTGTCCCAGCGCCTCGACAGGCTGAGTAGCCGAGGCACAGGGGACGACGTGAGCATTGCCGTTGCTGTGCAGGGATCGCTGGTGATGCCAACACGACAGCCGGACCACCTGCATGGCAAGACCGAACCACAGCGCCTGCCAGGCAGCAAACCATCAATCACGCCACAAGAATCAGAGCCCAGGCCAATCCTTCAACCCGGTCTGTGGCCTCTCCACTGGCTGCAATGGACGCTGAACCATCGCCGCAGCCTCGGTGTGCTGATCGTGTCATTGGGCAGCATTAGCATTTTACTGTCATTGCGAGTTCTGGGAATCTGGTGCAACGACATCTTTCTGCTGCCCGAACAGAGCGGGGAATCCTGCAGAGGCCGTGATCGCTGACACCATGGCCACGCCTGCATGGCAAGAACTGAAACACAGACCAGCAGGATGACTCAGGCTGCACGACCCCCTAAGGCTGCTCTACTCCTAAGGCTGCTCTGCTCCTAAGGAACCGGGTTGGAAGCGATGCCAGTCGACCTCTTCAATGCGGCCGAGAACCCGCGGGGGCTGATTGTCCACACGCACTG
Coding sequences within it:
- a CDS encoding J domain-containing protein encodes the protein MNHEDRASTRLLACPGCGRQLRVVVATEPRPLKCPECRLHFEVRCASPQDDDTIELLVNDCERSQNCPYEILGVSTQANDIEIKRAYRQAALNSHPDRNGNSPESVKRFREVANAYTQLMNTEQRAAYDAQQAARQEHQWQRVTARPETLSYKDELHHSKKWPTQARGPAPRAPLAKRPEILRIRYLVIGLSGGIAIGILMPNGSRLIQLLLGIMAFLGLARLIIRALRPTASKAQQSASQQGSQR
- a CDS encoding protein phosphatase 2C domain-containing protein — protein: MTHQDVISESLAGWQVLACISRTGASHRQRGHHCQDNVAQVLSRSRDGAPVTVVAMADGHGHPRHFLSDVGSKQACRVATLTVSEWLGDLRLQEGVRTDLEHCRQQLARELPRRIQRHWTSAIQQHWRQQQRTMPAPAGTTQPLTSQPLEPEAMDSQAFSRLPYGCTLAVLVLTPQWWAVTGLGDWDLVRVSSDGVARLLSEERSPNPERESTASLCQADAAQAMAARTQMTGLEPDSEPFAVMISTDGVRKSCGATTDYLSWATELVTSLQRPSAGAPMRSDLSQRLDRLSSRGTGDDVSIAVAVQGSLVMPTRQPDHLHGKTEPQRLPGSKPSITPQESEPRPILQPGLWPLHWLQWTLNHRRSLGVLIVSLGSISILLSLRVLGIWCNDIFLLPEQSGESCRGRDR
- a CDS encoding bifunctional diguanylate cyclase/phosphodiesterase; the encoded protein is MTLDLAAAYSRLQQELISVRSRLDRQVEQLTRLNRLSDVLLSMGPQQPSITILAEALADVLDVGIGAVWILPQEKMAESIRFACSGCIPDQDRWRELGPQIEAQLRHLSPRKARRLAGSQSRMTTSSMVLPGLEQGEAMACRCLSRDGHCHAVVLAANPAMISANCEPISDDALEVLNLIAEKVGAHLDQESDRLVIEAQVEALHASETRLELVLQGTNDGWWDWDVTNDTCFLSARWQEMLGYPRQEAAGTSEFWIHRLHPGDRNDFEKRLKRALEGEIDSIEAELRLRHEDGSYLSVLARGKITRDCEGKPGHFAGSILDLSERKRHEAHVHRLDFYDTLTQLPNRRLLVDRLQQLASAYPRLNRCHGVLKLDLDRFKTLNDTYGHAAGDQLLCAVSRQLRALVPHDNTVARLGGDEFVVVLERLASTTEEARLEAQKVAAMILKSLNRGHHIDIGVVHSSVSIGIALMTEPELSVETLLQQAGVALFEAKKLGQNQVQMFEPAMQQRIVNRSRLESKLRQGFVDDELRVNYQAQVDALGRLCGMEALMRWDHQGTSLISPSEFIPIAEESGVIHALRRWSLETVCHQISRWGLVPSNNIRVAVNISPTEFLHPDFPDDLIALLRQTGIPGSLLNLEITEATVLTDLEFAAKRMHQLRSHNLEFSLDDFGTGFSSITYLRHLPVREVKIDRSYVERFSFDPQDAAIVRTIVALCDTLGLRMIAEGVETEQQWDLLRQLGCRHFQGYLFGRPQPATADLQMMVEPRFRKNAPSAT
- a CDS encoding low-complexity tail membrane protein, yielding MNPRSEPLLWLQLLGLPALPLEALVVLLLLGGSDPGPWPALERLLTWAIGVLMPAVLLWRRPPDAFSLLLAQAPLRARRDLQGRISRLQDHPLLRGVLIAGAVVALPLLWWLDGHAALVAGPLALLDADQRLQALLLTMPVLALMLWQWQQVLQSLWLLSRSPAAIEAAAPFSQVELEDRRLCLGLPLLLLPDLAISRPVSGAAPVAAAPAAATEIASEEGSPEEGAATEDAAMETPGGEAIEKAVSEQAVPEKAVPEESLPETAEQGVSAPGDASAPLVAIEPEKRGKDREGPDLDQQID
- a CDS encoding DUF3493 domain-containing protein, producing the protein MGSRQDDSPSRDLDPALRQRLLTELSTPWRGLRRALWFALLASASLGLATMALRGASGEGVASVDLLIQIGAFAIFATLLWFDRNQGG
- a CDS encoding FIST signal transduction protein, which produces MFSAPAGSRMIEFRSGNIRAVNPERAVLEALELAYGTDRPDCAVLLILGVVGHNLESLSRVAARQCPEARILAASCAGVVGRDGPGESMHDIAVMGISGEGFGVAHVDGLLGPTSFSKGVELAQELQQAAPHPVRMVYLLASGIDIANDRLIAGIESVLGPEVVIFGGTSSDQMQGVSSQQAVDGELFQHAALAVGFWDPDLHVVTQASHGFVAVGNPLRVTKAEGNRILELDGQPAWQAYLQRLGLPADATEADTIPIGALAELLPENLARDYGNPHILRVVTHHTPEGGLLYATDCAAGTDLWITVRDEERIFNDVDRMLAAMATAAPDGHLLAVFHADCLARGRRLFQRVIKEELIHRLQMPFLQQGQVPPWFGMYGFGEYARLGQANSYHNYTTALAALYQPAPA